A window of the Juglans microcarpa x Juglans regia isolate MS1-56 chromosome 5D, Jm3101_v1.0, whole genome shotgun sequence genome harbors these coding sequences:
- the LOC121264567 gene encoding phosphoglycolate phosphatase 2: MNVASRASQLLSSKSIGDLLNSVEAFLFDCDGVIWKGDTLIDGVPQTLDMLRSKGKKLVFVTNNSTKSRRQYANKFQSLGISVTEDEIFSSSFAAAMFLKVNNFPKEKKVYVIGGEGILEELELVGYTGLGGPEDGKKTAQWKTNCLFEHDKTVGAVVVGLDPYINYYKLQYGTLCVRENPGCLFIATNRDAVGHMTDLQEWPGAGCMVAAMCGSTEKEPIVVGKPSTFLMDFLQQKFQISCPKMCMVGDRLDTDILFGQNAGCKTLLVLSGVTSQSTLQDPSNDIKPDYYTNKVSDILELLGA, from the exons ATGAACGTAGCAAGCAGAGCATCTCAGCTTCTGTCCTCCAAGAGCATCGGAGATCTTCTAAATTCCGTCGAAGCTTTTCTCTTCGACTGCGACG GTGTAATATGGAAGGGCGATACACTTATCGATGGCGTCCCGCAGACATTAGATATGCTTCGCTCCAAG GGAAAGAAGTTGGTGTTTGTGACCAATAATTCCACAAAATCGAGGAGGCAGTACGCTAACAAATTCCAATCTTTGGGAATTTCAGTCACTGAG gaTGAGATATTCAGCTCATCCTTTGCAGCTGCTATGTTCTTGAAGGTCAATAATTTTCCTAAAGAAAAGAAG GTTTATGTGATAGGTGGAGAGGGTATATTGGAAGAGCTGGAGCTTGTTGGGTATACAGGTCTTGGTGGCCCG GAAGATGGCAAAAAGACAGCACAATGGAAAACAAACTGCCTCTTTGAACACGATAAGACG GTTGGAGCTGTTGTGGTTGGACTAGACCCGTATATTAACTATTACAAGCTTCA GTATGGAACCCTTTGCGTACGTGAGAATCCTGGATGCCTTTTTATTGCAACCAACCGCGATGCAGTTGGACATATGACTGATTTGCAAGAATGGcctg GTGCAGGGTGTATGGTTGCTGCTATGTGTGGATCAACTGAGAAGGAGCCTATTGTAGTTGGAAAACCATCAACCTTTTTGATGGACTTCTTACAACAAAA gtTTCAAATCAGTTGCCCCAAAATGTGTATGGTGGGTGATAGATTAGACACTGATATCTTATTTGGACAGAATGCTGGTTGCAAAACCCTTCTTGTACTTTCAG GTGTAACAAGTCAATCAACTCTTCAAGACCCTTCAAATGATATTAAACCAGATTACTATACAAACAAAGTTTCTGACATTTTGGAACTATTGGGAGCATAA
- the LOC121266126 gene encoding farnesyl pyrophosphate synthase 1 yields MADLKSTFLKVYSALKSELLEDPAFEWTDESRQWVERMLDYNVPGGKLNRGLSVIDSYKLLKEGKELTEDEIFLASALGWCIEWLQAYFLVLDDIMDNSHTRRGQPCWFRVPKVGLIAANDGILLRNHIPRILRNHFRNKPYYVDLLDLFNEVEFQTASGQMIDLITTLEGEKDLSKYSLSLHRRIVQYKTAYYSFYLSVACALVMSGENLDKHIDVKNILVEMGVYFQVQDDYLDCFGDPETIGKIGTDIEDFKCSWLVVKALELSNEEQKKELHENYGKPDPANVTKVKALYKELDLQGVFAEYESKSYQKLTASIEAHPSKAVQSVLKSFLGKIYKRQK; encoded by the exons ATGGCGGATCTGAAGTCAACCTTTCTGAAAGTATACTCCGCCCTGAAATCGGAGCTCCTTGAAGACCCTGCTTTCGAGTGGACCGATGAATCTCGGCAATGGGTCGAGCGG ATGCTGGATTACAATGTGCCTGGAG GGAAGTTGAACAGGGGCTTGTCCGTTATCGACAGCTACAAATTGTTGAAAGAAGGAAAGGAGTTAACTGAAGATGAAATTTTCCTTGCTAGTGCTCTTGGTTGGTGTATTGAATGG CTTCAGGcatattttcttgttcttgatgACATCATGGATAACTCTCACACAAGGCGTGGTCAACCTTGCTGGTTCAGAGTGCCAAAG GTTGGTTTGATTGCTGCAAATGATGGGATTCTACTTCGAAACCATATCCCTAGGATTCTTAGGAACCACTTCAGGAATAAGCCTTACTATGTAGATTTGCTTGATTTGTTTAACGAG GTGGAGTTTCAAACCGCTTCAGGACAGATGATAGATTTGATTACTACTCTTGAAGGAGAAAAAGATCTGTCCAAATACTCATTGTCACT TCACCGCCGTATTGTTCAGTACAAGACTGCCTATTACTCATTTTACCTTTCG GTTGCATGTGCATTGGTTATGTCGGGTGAGAATCTGGACAAACATATTGATGTGAAGAATATTCTTGTTGAGATGGGGGTCTACTTTCAAGTACAG GATGATTATTTGGATTGCTTTGGTGATCCTGAAACAATTGGCAAG ATAGGAACAGACATTGAAGATTTTAAGTGCTCCTGGTTGGTGGTAAAAGCATTGGAGCTAAGCAACGAGGAACAAAAGAAAGAGTTACAT GAGAACTATGGGAAACCTGACCCGGCCAATGTCACAAAAGTGAAGGCCCTCTACAAAGAGCTTGATCTTCAG GGCGTATTTGCTGAGTATGAGAGTAAGAGCTATCAGAAGTTAACAGCCTCGATTGAAGCTCATCCGAGCAAAGCAGTGCAATCAGTGTTGAAGTCATTCTTGGGTAAAATATATAAGAGGCAAAAATAG
- the LOC121264564 gene encoding oligopeptide transporter 1-like has translation MDHQPKKPGPDAHIYEDSDEVNDSPIEQVRLTVSITDDPTLPCMTFRTWVLGITSCAALAFLNQFFGYRQNALYVSSVSAQILVLPVGKLMAVYLPDKSVRVPGTKWCFSLNPGPFNLKEHVLITIFANSGSNTVYAVGIITIVKAFYHRRIHPLAAMLLTQTTQLLGYGWAGVFRKFLVDSPYMWWPSNLVQVSLFRALHEVEIRPKGGLTRLQFFLVVLTSSFAYYIVPNYLFPSITALSFVCWIWKDSVTAQQIGSGLRGLGVGSFALDWSTVAGFLGSPLATPGFAIINIMVGFFLTLYVLIPVVYWTNSFEAKRFPIISSHVFNADGGKYDVSIVLNETTFQFNRQGYDGYSKIHLSIFYVYTYGLSFATLAATISHVALFHGRAIWQQTKATFKDKFGDVHTRIMRKNYDPVPQWWFYTLLMVVVGLALLACEGFGKQLQLPFWGILLAILLALSFTLPIGVITATTNQQPGLNVITELIIGYMYPGKPLANVAFKTYGYISMSQALMFLSDFKLGHYMKIPPKSMFFVQLAGTLVASSVYFGTSWWLITSVEHICDPSKLPEGSPWTCPGDDVFYNASIIWGVVGPLRMFGPLGLYSKMNYFFLIGILAPVPVWVFSRLFPDQKWICLINMPIIIGGADAMPTAKAVNYICWGAVGIFFNFFVYRRFKGWWARHNYILSAGLDAGVAFMAILCYFTLQVRDINGVGWWGLDLDDHCPLASCPTAPGIEVEGCPVFP, from the exons ATGGATCATCAGCCCAAGAAGCCTGGTCCAGATGCTCATATTTATGAGGATTCTG ATGAGGTAAATGACTCTCCAATCGAACAAGTTCGGCTCACAGTCTCCATTACAGATGATCCAACATTACCATGCATGACATTTCGAACATGGGTTTTGGGGATCACATCTTGTGCTGCTCTGGCATTCTTGAATCAGTTCTTTGGTTACCGCCAGAATGCACTCTATGTATCTTCGGTTTCAGCCCAAATTCTAGTGCTTCCAGTGGGAAAGCTTATGGCAGTATACCTACCAGACAAATCAGTTCGCGTTCCTGGAACAAAATGGTGTTTTTCATTGAATCCAGGGCCCTTCAACTTGAAGGAGCATGTCCTAATCACCATATTTGCCAATTCAGGTTCAAATACGGTTTATGCTGTGGGAATTATTACAATTGTCAAGGCTTTCTATCACCGTCGGATTCATCCTCTTGCAGCCATGTTGCTAACTCAAACCACCCAG CTGCTTGGATATGGATGGGCTGGAGTTTTCCGAAAGTTTCTTGTCGATTCACCTTACATGTGGTGGCCTTCCAACCTGGTTCAAGTCTCTCTATTTAG GGCATTGCACGAAGTTGAGATCAGACCCAAAGGCGGACTAACGAGACTGCAGTTCTTCCTTGTAGTCCTTACATCAAGCTTTGCATACTATATTGTACCCAACTACCTGTTTCCATCGATTACTGCACTCTCCTTTGTTTGTTGGATATGGAAGGACTCAGTCACGGCCCAACAAATTGGTTCGGGTCTTCGAGGCCTTGGTGTTGGCTCGTTTGCCCTTGATTGGTCCACTGTAGCTGGTTTCCTAGGATCTCCTTTAGCCACCCCTGGATTTGCCATTATTAACATAATGGTTGGTTTCTTCCTAACGCTCTACGTATTAATCCCTGTTGTTTACTGGACCAACTCCTTTGAAGCCAAGCGATTTCCTATTATCTCATCGCATGTGTTCAATGCTGATGGTGGAAAATACGATGTTTCAATAGTTTTGAATGAGACAACCTTCCAATTCAATCGACAAGGATATGATGGGTACAGCAAAATACATCTCAGTATCTTCTATGTATATACTTATGGTCTAAGCTTTGCAACACTGGCTGCTACAATATCtcatgttgcactcttccatggAAG AGCAATCTGGCAACAAACAAAGGCTACATTCAAAGATAAGTTCGGGGATGTACACACCAGAATAATGAGAAAAAACTATGACCCTGTCCCTCAATGGTGGTTTTACACACTCTTAATGGTGGTGGTTGGACTTGCCCTGCTTGCTTGTGAAGGCTTTGGCAAACAATTGCAGCTTCCCTTCTGGGGTATCCTACTAGCGATACTCTTGGCTCTGAGCTTCACTCTCCCTATTGGCGTAATCACTGCTACGACAAACCAG CAACCAGGACTTAACGTCATCACTGAGCTGATTATCGGCTACATGTATCCGGGGAAACCTCTTGCAAATGTAGCTTTCAAGACCTATGGCTACATAAGCATGTCTCAGGCACTAATGTTTCTCTCAGACTTCAAGCTAGGCCACTACATGAAAATCCCTCCAAAATCCATGTTCTTTGTTCAG TTAGCGGGAACCTTGGTCGCTTCATCAGTCTACTTTGGCACATCTTGGTGGCTTATCACGTCGGTAGAACATATCTGTGACCCATCTAAACTTCCAGAAGGAAGCCCCTGGACATGCCCTGGAGATGATGTTTTCTACAATGCTTCCATCATATGGGGAGTAGTTGGTCCACTTCGCATGTTTGGCCCTCTCGGTCTTTACTCTAAGATGAACTATTTCTTCCTCATTGGCATCCTGGCACCGGTACCAGTTTGGGTATTCTCTCGCCTGTTTCCTGACCAAAAGTGGATATGCCTCATTAACATGCCCATCATTATAGGAGGTGCAGATGCAATGCCAACGGCCAAGGCTGTGAACTACATATGTTGGGGTGCTGTGGgcattttcttcaacttttttgtgTACAGGAGATTCAAAGGCTGGTGGGCTAGGCACAATTACATTCTCTCAGCTGGGCTAGATGCTGGGGTTGCTTTCATGGCCATCCTCTGCTATTTCACATTGCAGGTTAGAGACATCAATGGAGTGGGGTGGTGGGGTTTGGATTTGGACGATCACTGCCCACTGGCAAGTTGTCCTACTGCCCCTGGCATTGAGGTCGAAGGCTGTCCAGTATTCCCTTGA